The Candidatus Nomurabacteria bacterium DNA window GGAAAGCGATACCAACGAAACCAACGAGTACGATAATGAAGCAGAGTGTCAGAATGATGAGATGTCCAGCCCCCGTGCTAAACATATTACCATCCCCGGGCGAGTATCCCGGCCTCCGCTGCGCTGACCTGCGCCTCTTGTTTAGATGCACCCTCGCCGGTAGCCACCTCTTCATCACCAAAGTAGACTGCTACGCGGAAGTGTTTATTGTGATCTGGACCCCACTCCTCAAGTACTTTGTAGGCAGGGGTAACGCCTAGCTTTTCCTGACTCGCTTCTTGCAAACGACTCTTTGGGTCGAGATAAAGTTTGTGCTCGATAATGTAGGGGAGTTTAGGAAGCACGGTTCGCCCAATAAAATCCTTTGCTACTTCAAAACCCTGGTCGAGATAAATTGCTCCGACAATTGCTTCAAAGGCATTTGCTAAAATTGAATGACGTGCTTTGGCATTTGCGTCTTTTGCTTCACCCCGGCTTAAGAAGATAAACTGATGCACTTCTAATTCTTCCGCGATACTGCCCAGACTTTTTGCGTTCACAAGAGCCGCTCGCCAGTTTGTCAGATCTCCTTCTGGATTTTCATATTTAGTATAGAGATGTTCAGTGACAGCTAATTCCAAAACAGCGTCGCCGAGAAACTCCAGACGTTCGTTATGACCTAAGCGAAAACTAGGGTGTTCGTTCACATATGAACGATGCACTAGTGCTTGATGAAGGTATTCAGTTTTAGTGAAGTGAACGCCGAGACGTTCTTCGAGTGCGGTGAATTCAGACATATGATGAGAGCAACTCGCTTCTCATGGCGACATCGCACCACGACAAGCCAATCGCAAATTAATTATGAACTTGCTTGAGGAGGAGTTTCTGTTTTTGTGCTCGGGGCGGTTTCTTGTACATCCATATCTTTAAAGATCGCTCCAAGCACCCCGTTTACGAAGCGGCCAGATGATTCTCCACCAAAGCTCTTGGCTAATTCAATTGCTTCATTAATCGCCACCTTTGGAGGAATGTCAGGAGCAAACTTCAGCTCATAGATGCCAATGCGAAGAATGTTGCGATCAACAATAGTGATTTGATCGAGCGGCCACTCAGGTGCATATTTCACGATCAAGGCATCAATATCTTTTTGATTCTTCTCAATGCCATGCACGATGCTGCGTGAAAAATCAGCGTCGCTAAAGTCAGGAGCAAACTCCTTCAGATTCGTTTCGACCATCTCAGAGAGTTCCGTGTTTGATTTGCCGGTAAAATCCCACTCGTAGAGTGTTTGCATTGCAATCGTTCTGGCAAGGTGGCGATTCGACATAGTGGGAAATCAGTGAAACCTTGAGATGGACAAATGAACTTTATTCTTTACTTGCTTCGGCCGGCTCTTGTTTCTGTCGCTTTTTCGCTCGCTTATCGAGCTTTGTTTCCATCTTGAGCACGTCCCGACCGCGGTAATATCCGCAATTCGTACAGGCCCGATGGGGCATAATAGCCGACTGACAGCGCGGGCAGGTCGTTAATGACCGACCCTGCAGCGCAAAGTGTGACGCGCGGCGCAAGCGTGACCCCTTTGATCTTCGTTGTGCGGGAAGTCCCATATCCGTTTCAGATAACAGTAAAACAGTTGCACGATACCAAAAGAAGCCGGAATAAGCAAGCGCGGCTTAGAAAGGAAATAGTAGACTAGACAAAGGCTACTGTAGCGACCTTATCTCCGCCGTCGGCTAATCGCATAATACGGACACCCTGCGTGTCACGACCTAAGACCGATACTGACTTCAAAGGTAGGCGAATAACCTGACCTTTTTGAGACATACAGATGAGGTCGTTTTGCTCTAGTTTCGCATTTACGATAAAGGCTGACACGATTTGACCGGTCTTTGGGGTGATCTTGGCAGTACGAATGCCGCTACCGCCGCGACCCTGCACCTTGTAATTCCCTAGCTGGGTGCGTTTGCCATAACCGTTATCCATGACCACTAAGACCTGCTCATTACTCGACGCCTTGCCATCGTGAATGACATCCATGCCAGCTACTTCATCACCTGACTTCAATCGCATACCGCGAACACCAGCGGCAGTGCGTCCCATTGGCCGAACTCCAGCTTCTTTGAAGCGAATCGCCTGGCCCTTCGCCGTCACGA harbors:
- the rnc gene encoding ribonuclease III, with protein sequence MSEFTALEERLGVHFTKTEYLHQALVHRSYVNEHPSFRLGHNERLEFLGDAVLELAVTEHLYTKYENPEGDLTNWRAALVNAKSLGSIAEELEVHQFIFLSRGEAKDANAKARHSILANAFEAIVGAIYLDQGFEVAKDFIGRTVLPKLPYIIEHKLYLDPKSRLQEASQEKLGVTPAYKVLEEWGPDHNKHFRVAVYFGDEEVATGEGASKQEAQVSAAEAGILARGW
- the nusB gene encoding transcription antitermination factor NusB; translated protein: MSNRHLARTIAMQTLYEWDFTGKSNTELSEMVETNLKEFAPDFSDADFSRSIVHGIEKNQKDIDALIVKYAPEWPLDQITIVDRNILRIGIYELKFAPDIPPKVAINEAIELAKSFGGESSGRFVNGVLGAIFKDMDVQETAPSTKTETPPQASS
- the rpmF gene encoding 50S ribosomal protein L32 produces the protein MGLPAQRRSKGSRLRRASHFALQGRSLTTCPRCQSAIMPHRACTNCGYYRGRDVLKMETKLDKRAKKRQKQEPAEASKE